Proteins found in one Catenulispora sp. GP43 genomic segment:
- the trpS gene encoding tryptophan--tRNA ligase, translating to MSITVDVPTNADDQPRVFPSGTAAGAHLTPGAPGAPGAAGTPESAAHLTEAELAAQLVGDARQMRVLTGDRPTGALHLGHYLGSLRNRVRLQDAGADLFVLVADYQVITDRDASASIADFALGLVADYLAVGIDPARSTVFAHSAVPALNQLLLPLMSLISVPELERNPTTKAEAAASGRPALSALMLTYPVHQAADILFCRSDLVPVGRDQLPHLEVTRTVARRFNTRYAPVFTEPRALISDAPSVLGADGAKMSKSHGNTIPLQATADQTAGIIKGFKTDTDRHITFDPEHRPEVSNLLLITALCRGEDPADLAGQIGSGGASALKRAATEAVNEHLRPIRARRAELAAERGYLSAILRRGAERATAEAEATLAKVQEAMGMAY from the coding sequence ATGAGCATCACTGTTGACGTACCCACCAATGCCGACGACCAGCCGCGTGTTTTTCCCTCTGGTACCGCCGCCGGCGCGCACCTCACACCCGGCGCACCCGGTGCGCCGGGAGCTGCGGGAACACCGGAGAGCGCCGCTCACCTGACCGAGGCCGAGCTGGCCGCGCAGTTGGTCGGCGACGCCCGCCAGATGCGGGTCCTCACCGGCGACCGCCCCACCGGGGCCCTGCACCTGGGCCACTACCTGGGCTCGCTGCGCAACCGGGTCCGGCTGCAGGACGCCGGCGCGGACCTGTTCGTGCTGGTCGCCGACTACCAGGTGATCACCGACCGCGACGCCTCGGCGAGCATCGCCGACTTCGCCCTGGGCCTGGTCGCCGACTACCTGGCCGTCGGGATCGACCCGGCCCGCAGCACCGTGTTCGCGCACTCTGCCGTCCCGGCCCTGAACCAGCTGCTGCTGCCGCTGATGTCCCTGATCTCCGTCCCGGAGCTGGAGCGCAACCCCACCACCAAGGCCGAAGCCGCCGCCTCCGGCCGCCCCGCGCTGTCGGCGCTGATGCTCACCTACCCGGTGCACCAGGCCGCCGACATCCTGTTCTGCCGCTCGGACCTGGTCCCGGTCGGCCGCGACCAGCTGCCGCACCTGGAGGTGACCCGCACCGTCGCGCGCCGCTTCAACACCCGCTACGCGCCGGTGTTCACCGAACCCAGGGCCCTGATCTCCGACGCCCCCTCGGTCCTGGGCGCCGACGGGGCCAAGATGAGCAAAAGCCACGGCAACACCATCCCGCTGCAAGCCACCGCCGACCAGACCGCCGGCATCATCAAAGGCTTCAAAACCGACACCGACCGGCACATCACCTTCGACCCCGAACACCGCCCCGAGGTGTCGAACCTGCTGCTGATCACCGCGCTGTGCCGCGGCGAGGACCCGGCGGACCTGGCCGGACAGATCGGCTCCGGCGGCGCCTCGGCCCTCAAACGCGCCGCCACCGAGGCGGTGAACGAGCACCTGCGCCCGATCCGGGCCCGCCGCGCGGAGCTGGCCGCCGAGCGCGGCTACCTGTCGGCGATCCTGCGGCGCGGCGCCGAACGCGCCACCGCGGAGGCCGAGGCGACCCTGGCGAAGGTGCAGGAGGCGATGGGCATGGCCTACTGA
- a CDS encoding GNAT family N-acetyltransferase: MQITIREALPAELAAAGELTAAVYRDESLAEPTYLPRLADAAARHAADGAWQLIALDEAGTLVGAAVYTVAGSEFADIAAGQEAEIRMLATAGSARGQGVGAALVLDCVRRTRQDKRPALVLSTKPQMTAAQRLYARLGFARTPERDWEYAPGKGLLTFRLVID, encoded by the coding sequence GTGCAGATCACCATTCGCGAAGCCCTTCCGGCCGAGTTGGCCGCCGCCGGCGAGCTGACCGCCGCCGTGTACCGGGACGAGTCTTTGGCCGAGCCGACCTACCTGCCGCGTCTGGCCGACGCGGCGGCCCGGCACGCCGCCGACGGCGCCTGGCAGCTGATAGCCCTGGACGAGGCCGGGACGCTGGTCGGCGCCGCGGTGTACACGGTCGCCGGCAGCGAGTTCGCCGACATCGCCGCCGGACAGGAGGCCGAGATCAGGATGCTGGCCACCGCCGGCTCGGCCCGCGGCCAGGGCGTCGGGGCGGCGCTGGTGCTGGACTGTGTGCGGCGCACCCGACAGGACAAGCGGCCGGCGCTGGTGTTGTCGACGAAGCCGCAGATGACCGCGGCGCAGCGGCTGTACGCGCGCCTGGGTTTCGCCCGGACCCCGGAGCGCGACTGGGAGTACGCGCCCGGGAAGGGGCTGCTGACCTTCCGCCTGGTCATCGATTGA
- a CDS encoding putative bifunctional diguanylate cyclase/phosphodiesterase: MSWSAMEVVAVSGQNSSTAHAQAAGSRSAAPWSDELTGLPNRAMLGRWLEARTGPRARPGQRIGLCSLDLDGFRQINALLGFGAGDRFLAAVATRLRSVLEPGGHLLARTGGDEFAVLVDYKDHSYTDHNVAAGAGNSNGAGAGNGNGGGVAGAAAAAAALAESVLPQGAEGPPRRGSAGRPMVERVAERVLSALRDPLRVDGRDLTVTASIGAVEALAAASAPEDLLRAADLALYWAKGEGRDRWTLFDAERAGADVARYRLAADLPAAVESGQFYCEYQPIVSLADGAVTGVEALVRWRHPRFGIVPPDRFISLAEDSGLIVELGRRILSEACQAAATWPDAPGQPAPPVSVNVAVRQCRDPRLMGHVLSALAESGLAPQRLRLEITESALLPGDDAAQATLRALADKGVAIAVDDFGTGYSNLSHLRRLPVHILKIDGTFVAGLASGMGGGTGAAAGPGSMGPCGADEQIIATVTALGHALGLTVTAEGVETAGQLETVRRLGVDTGQGWLFSRALPAAGIRDLLARGAPLAA, from the coding sequence ATGTCCTGGTCCGCGATGGAGGTGGTCGCGGTGTCGGGTCAGAATTCGTCCACGGCGCACGCGCAGGCGGCCGGGTCCCGGTCGGCGGCGCCGTGGTCGGACGAGCTCACGGGGCTGCCGAACCGGGCGATGCTGGGCCGGTGGCTGGAGGCGCGCACCGGGCCGCGGGCCCGGCCGGGGCAGCGGATCGGTTTGTGCAGCCTGGATTTGGACGGGTTCCGGCAGATCAACGCCCTGTTGGGGTTCGGTGCCGGGGACCGGTTCCTGGCGGCGGTGGCGACCCGGCTGCGGTCGGTGCTGGAGCCGGGCGGGCATCTGCTGGCGCGGACCGGCGGGGACGAGTTCGCGGTGCTGGTCGATTACAAGGACCACAGCTACACGGACCACAACGTCGCCGCGGGTGCCGGGAACAGCAACGGGGCCGGGGCCGGCAACGGTAATGGGGGTGGCGTGGCCGGGGCGGCTGCGGCTGCTGCGGCGTTGGCCGAGTCGGTGCTGCCGCAGGGTGCTGAGGGGCCGCCGCGGCGCGGCTCGGCGGGCCGGCCTATGGTGGAGCGGGTCGCCGAGCGGGTGCTGTCGGCGCTGCGGGACCCTTTGCGGGTGGACGGCCGGGATCTGACGGTGACGGCGTCGATCGGCGCGGTCGAGGCGCTGGCCGCGGCCTCGGCGCCGGAGGATCTGCTGCGGGCGGCGGATCTGGCGCTGTACTGGGCCAAGGGTGAGGGCCGGGACCGGTGGACGCTGTTCGACGCCGAGCGTGCCGGGGCTGACGTGGCCCGGTACCGGCTGGCGGCGGACCTGCCGGCGGCGGTGGAGTCCGGGCAGTTCTACTGCGAGTACCAGCCGATCGTGTCCCTCGCCGACGGCGCGGTGACCGGGGTGGAGGCGCTGGTGCGGTGGCGGCATCCCCGGTTCGGGATCGTGCCGCCGGACCGGTTCATCTCGCTGGCCGAGGACTCCGGGCTGATCGTGGAGCTGGGGCGGCGGATCCTTTCCGAGGCGTGCCAGGCGGCGGCGACATGGCCGGACGCGCCGGGGCAGCCGGCGCCGCCGGTGTCGGTGAACGTGGCGGTGCGGCAGTGCCGGGACCCCAGGCTGATGGGGCACGTGCTGTCGGCGCTGGCCGAGTCCGGGCTGGCGCCGCAGCGGCTGCGCCTGGAGATCACCGAGTCGGCGCTGCTGCCCGGTGACGACGCGGCGCAGGCGACGCTGCGGGCGCTGGCCGACAAGGGCGTGGCCATCGCGGTCGACGACTTCGGCACCGGCTACTCGAACCTGTCGCACCTGCGGCGGCTGCCGGTGCACATCCTGAAGATCGACGGCACGTTCGTGGCCGGCCTGGCCTCGGGCATGGGTGGCGGGACCGGGGCGGCCGCGGGGCCCGGGAGCATGGGCCCATGCGGTGCCGACGAGCAGATCATCGCCACGGTGACGGCGCTCGGGCACGCGCTCGGGCTGACGGTCACCGCCGAGGGTGTGGAGACCGCCGGGCAGCTGGAGACGGTGCGGCGGCTCGGTGTCGACACCGGGCAGGGCTGGCTGTTCTCCCGGGCGCTGCCGGCCGCCGGGATCAGGGACTTGTTGGCCCGCGGCGCGCCGCTGGCCGCCTGA
- a CDS encoding MOSC domain-containing protein, with protein MASGPFEVVGTLARLWRYPVKSMLGEQLTDAPVERRGLVGDRRFAVWDAEGKFGSCKNSRRFRRMDGLLDFRGGSDDGAAAYLVAPDGARHAVPSPGADAAVRAHLRREDVRIMAEAEVAHHDAAPLHLLSAASLDWYAHALDGVPADERRLRPNLLVDLPGLPAFAEDGWEGRQVRIGAGADAVLARWMKQTERCRTLTVEQDGLPRAAQGLKVLAGRGLNLGVYLEVLEGGRLRVGDPVALSV; from the coding sequence ATGGCTTCTGGACCTTTCGAAGTGGTCGGCACCCTGGCCCGGCTGTGGCGCTATCCGGTGAAATCGATGCTCGGCGAGCAGCTCACCGACGCCCCGGTCGAGCGGCGCGGCCTGGTCGGGGACCGGCGGTTCGCGGTCTGGGACGCCGAGGGCAAGTTCGGATCGTGCAAGAACTCCCGCCGGTTCCGGCGCATGGACGGGCTGTTGGACTTCCGTGGCGGCTCGGACGACGGTGCGGCGGCGTACCTTGTGGCCCCGGACGGCGCGCGCCACGCCGTGCCCTCGCCGGGCGCTGACGCCGCGGTGCGGGCGCATCTGCGGCGCGAGGACGTGCGGATCATGGCCGAGGCCGAGGTCGCGCACCACGACGCCGCGCCGCTGCACCTGCTGTCGGCGGCGAGCCTGGACTGGTACGCCCACGCCCTGGACGGCGTGCCCGCCGACGAGCGCCGGCTGCGCCCGAACCTGCTGGTGGACCTGCCGGGGCTGCCGGCGTTCGCCGAGGACGGGTGGGAGGGCCGGCAGGTGCGGATCGGGGCCGGGGCGGACGCGGTGCTGGCGCGGTGGATGAAGCAGACCGAGCGGTGCCGCACGCTGACCGTGGAGCAGGACGGCCTGCCGCGCGCTGCGCAGGGGCTGAAGGTGCTGGCCGGGCGCGGTCTGAACCTGGGGGTGTATCTGGAGGTGCTGGAAGGCGGGCGGTTGCGGGTCGGGGATCCGGTGGCGCTGTCGGTGTAG
- a CDS encoding phosphotransferase, which translates to MTSEQTTPPCMIVTGMPGAGKSTVTQLAAELIPRSARMDGDVANRLVVNGRVWALGEPADEAARQVDLCNRNLCSLAANFADAGFTPLIDWIIPEQQFFFDGYDDLEAAMKRELGDAGWWFDTSGLTPQQTAARVVAEAGQRALVTPRG; encoded by the coding sequence GTGACCTCCGAGCAGACCACCCCGCCGTGCATGATCGTGACCGGCATGCCCGGCGCCGGAAAGTCCACGGTGACACAGCTGGCCGCCGAACTGATCCCACGCTCGGCCCGCATGGACGGCGACGTCGCGAACCGCCTGGTGGTCAACGGCCGGGTCTGGGCGCTGGGCGAACCGGCCGACGAAGCCGCCCGCCAGGTGGACCTGTGCAACCGCAACCTGTGCTCGCTGGCTGCCAACTTCGCCGACGCCGGCTTCACACCCCTGATCGACTGGATCATCCCCGAGCAGCAGTTCTTCTTCGACGGCTACGACGACCTGGAAGCGGCGATGAAACGGGAACTCGGCGATGCCGGCTGGTGGTTCGACACCTCCGGGCTGACCCCGCAGCAGACCGCGGCGCGCGTCGTCGCCGAGGCCGGGCAGCGGGCGCTGGTGACACCGCGCGGCTGA
- a CDS encoding CaiB/BaiF CoA transferase family protein, with translation MTAVHPDAASPDSPADGPDARQDGDPSTAGPLSGLLVIDLTRVLAGPFATMIMADLGARVIKVEHPATGDDSRRYGPFAADGRSMYFARVNRGKQSLAVDLKKHPEQVAALAERADVLVENFRPGVMDRLGLGPEALRSRNPRLVYASVSGYGATGPRSGEPAYDAVIQARSGLMSVTGEPDGPPVKSGASVSDLSAGVYTFGAVMAALVGRGIHGRGTHVDIAMFDATVSFLEGNALAWLADRTVPHRIGSHHPNIAPFGAFTAADGQIVVCVGNDALFVAFAAAIGAPELAEHPNFAQNATRSANRLVLTALIEELLAADTCANWLDRLEAAKVPCAPVNDIGQAMTDAQTEARRMRITAGGLELPGQVVKMAGYPDPVVRPAAPELDEHGEAIRAEFGL, from the coding sequence ATGACCGCCGTGCACCCCGACGCCGCCAGCCCCGACTCCCCCGCCGACGGCCCGGACGCCCGCCAAGACGGCGACCCGTCCACGGCCGGACCGCTGTCCGGGCTGCTCGTCATCGACCTGACCCGGGTGCTGGCCGGCCCCTTCGCCACCATGATCATGGCGGACCTGGGAGCCCGGGTGATCAAGGTCGAGCATCCGGCGACCGGCGACGACTCCCGCCGCTACGGCCCCTTCGCCGCCGACGGCCGCTCGATGTACTTCGCACGCGTCAACCGCGGCAAGCAGTCCCTCGCGGTCGACCTGAAGAAACACCCCGAGCAGGTCGCGGCCCTGGCCGAGCGCGCCGACGTGCTGGTGGAGAACTTCCGGCCCGGCGTGATGGACCGCCTGGGCCTGGGCCCGGAGGCACTGCGGTCCCGCAACCCGCGGCTGGTGTACGCCTCGGTGTCCGGCTACGGCGCGACCGGCCCGCGCTCCGGCGAACCCGCGTACGACGCGGTGATCCAGGCCCGCAGCGGCCTGATGTCGGTGACCGGAGAGCCGGACGGACCGCCGGTGAAGTCCGGGGCCTCGGTCTCGGACCTGTCCGCCGGCGTCTACACCTTCGGCGCGGTGATGGCGGCACTGGTCGGCCGCGGCATCCACGGCCGCGGCACCCACGTCGACATCGCGATGTTCGACGCGACAGTGTCGTTCCTGGAAGGCAACGCCCTCGCATGGCTGGCCGACCGCACCGTCCCGCACCGCATCGGCTCCCACCACCCGAACATCGCCCCGTTCGGCGCGTTCACCGCCGCCGACGGCCAGATCGTGGTGTGCGTCGGCAACGACGCCCTGTTCGTGGCCTTCGCCGCAGCCATCGGCGCCCCGGAGCTGGCCGAGCACCCGAACTTCGCCCAAAACGCGACCCGCTCAGCCAACCGCCTGGTCCTGACCGCCCTCATCGAGGAACTCCTGGCCGCCGACACCTGCGCGAACTGGCTGGACCGCCTGGAAGCGGCGAAGGTGCCCTGCGCCCCGGTGAACGACATCGGCCAGGCGATGACCGACGCCCAGACCGAAGCCCGGCGGATGCGCATCACCGCCGGCGGACTGGAGCTACCCGGCCAGGTGGTGAAGATGGCCGGCTACCCGGACCCGGTGGTGCGGCCGGCCGCGCCGGAGCTGGACGAGCACGGCGAGGCGATCCGCGCCGAGTTCGGGCTCTGA
- a CDS encoding DUF3592 domain-containing protein, with protein MVLGIVLIIGGGAFGAMLLRGRRELLGRRRALRTGAFAEGTVTAIVTDYLGSTPEREGKAANPGTPIQRLMISFTDAGGTPVVFKERLKPAAGVARGAYFPVHYDPADPKGTATVAAKAVETKLAESLRYCLACGAAVLLGVLIAAGVIPL; from the coding sequence ATGGTCCTGGGAATTGTGCTCATCATCGGCGGCGGCGCGTTCGGCGCCATGCTGCTCCGCGGCCGCCGCGAACTGCTCGGACGCCGGCGTGCGCTTCGCACCGGGGCGTTCGCCGAGGGGACCGTCACGGCGATCGTGACCGACTACCTCGGCTCCACACCGGAGCGGGAAGGGAAAGCGGCGAACCCGGGCACCCCCATCCAGCGGCTCATGATCTCCTTCACCGACGCCGGCGGCACGCCGGTGGTGTTCAAGGAGAGGCTCAAGCCGGCCGCCGGCGTCGCGCGCGGCGCGTACTTCCCCGTGCACTACGACCCCGCCGACCCGAAGGGCACGGCGACGGTCGCCGCCAAGGCCGTCGAGACCAAACTGGCGGAGAGCCTGCGCTACTGCCTGGCCTGCGGCGCCGCGGTGCTCCTGGGGGTGCTGATCGCCGCCGGTGTCATTCCCCTGTGA
- a CDS encoding NRDE family protein: MSVEPASEYPVLLAGVRDEFHDRPWIPPGRHWPEYPDLIGGQDLLASGTWLAVDPRVPRAACVLNGRGPLAPESGRLSRGELPLRFAATGSVDDLDFVRYDPFHLVCATLTRVFLLSWNGERHERHELTPGLHVVVNSGLEGSDPTEGPGTEAMAARLGFFRPRLLAAPRPRPVPQVATDKAWGPWLPLLEGGGVDPLDDRALLVRRELGERTWGTTSVTLVGLRAGGVRYDFSGAPGDAGAWTAVVED; encoded by the coding sequence GTGAGTGTCGAGCCCGCCTCGGAGTACCCGGTTCTGTTGGCCGGCGTGCGCGATGAGTTCCACGACCGGCCGTGGATCCCGCCGGGCCGGCACTGGCCGGAGTACCCGGATCTGATCGGCGGGCAGGATCTGCTGGCGTCCGGGACGTGGCTGGCGGTGGATCCGCGGGTGCCGCGGGCGGCGTGTGTGCTGAACGGCCGGGGGCCGCTGGCTCCGGAGTCGGGGCGGCTCTCGCGCGGGGAGCTGCCGCTGCGGTTCGCCGCGACCGGCTCCGTCGACGATCTGGACTTCGTCCGCTACGACCCGTTCCATCTCGTCTGTGCGACCCTGACCCGGGTGTTCCTGCTGAGCTGGAACGGCGAGCGCCACGAGCGGCACGAGCTGACGCCGGGGCTGCACGTGGTGGTGAACAGCGGCCTGGAGGGCTCGGACCCGACGGAAGGCCCGGGGACGGAGGCGATGGCGGCGCGGCTGGGGTTCTTCCGGCCTCGGCTGCTGGCCGCGCCACGGCCGAGGCCGGTGCCGCAGGTGGCGACGGACAAGGCGTGGGGGCCGTGGCTGCCGCTGCTGGAGGGCGGCGGGGTGGATCCGTTGGATGACCGGGCGCTGCTGGTGCGGCGGGAGCTGGGCGAGCGGACCTGGGGCACGACGTCGGTGACGCTGGTGGGGCTGCGTGCCGGCGGAGTGCGGTACGACTTCAGCGGGGCGCCGGGGGACGCGGGGGCGTGGACGGCTGTGGTCGAGGACTGA